The following proteins come from a genomic window of Bactrocera tryoni isolate S06 chromosome 1, CSIRO_BtryS06_freeze2, whole genome shotgun sequence:
- the LOC120782335 gene encoding probable low-specificity L-threonine aldolase 2 isoform X2, with product MVHCHQRGSEAIVGDLSHVYLYEQGGAAHIAGIQLATIPNNVDGTFCLEALRRKVRLEDDHEPITSLVVVENTHNICGGKVIPLEWLDKLAALVNGDKQLQPYGKRIALHMDGARVFNAAAALQVPVARIARDFDSVNICLSKGLSAPVGSVLVGSEAFIRQARRLRKALGGGMRQAGILAAAGIVALDTIVPRLQEDHQRTRRIAEAIHKAKSPNVTVDLATVQTNILLIHLPNAKFGATAFADRCSEVTPEELAAGVHAAHKEQGIKVKVSARDWEFARIVLYHQISDADVDLVIKKFNYIIRDVDVRLAA from the exons ATGGTGCACTGTCATCAGCGTGGCTCGGAAGCAATTGTGGGTGATTTATCTCATGTCTACCTCTACGAACAAG GTGGCGCTGCTCACATCGCTGGTATACAATTAGCCACAATACCCAACAACGTGGACGGCACATTCTGCCTCGAAGCACTGCGTCGCAAGGTGCGCTTGGAGGACGATCACGAGCCAATTACGTCCCTGGTAGTGGTGGAGAATACACACAACATATGCGGCGGCAAGGTGATTCCGCTGGAGTGGCTCGATAAACTGGCAGCGCTAGTTAATGGCGATAAACAGCTGCAACCCTACGGCAAGCGTATTGCGCTGCACATGGATGGGGCGCGCGTCTTTAATGCGGCCGCAGCGCTGCAGGTGCCTGTGGCACGTATTGCGCGCGATTTCGATTCGGTTAATATTTGTTTGAGCAAAGGGCTGTCGGCGCCGGTGGGCTCAGTGCTGGTGGGATCGGAGGCTTTCATTAGGCA GGCACGCCGACTGCGCAAGGCGCTGGGAGGTGGCATGCGGCAAGCAGGTATTCTGGCGGCAGCCGGCATTGTGGCCTTGGACACTATTGTGCCGCGTTTGCAGGAGGATCATCAGAGGACTCGACGCATAGCAGAAG CCATTCATAAAGCCAAAAGTCCCAATGTCACCGTCGATTTGGCGACTGTTCAAACGAACATTTTGCTGATTCATCTGCCGAATGCGAAATTCGGCGCCACGGCGTTCGCCGACCGCTGCAGCGAAGTGACGCCCGAGGAGCTTGCCGCCGGCGTGCATGCCGCACACAAGGAGCAGGGTATTAAGGTGAAAGTGAGCGCACGCGATTGGGAATTTGCTCGAATTGTGTTGTACCATCAGATCAGCGATGCGGATGTCGATTTGGTAATCAAGAAATTCAATTATATAATACGAGATGTGGATGTCCGATTGGCAGCATAA